The following proteins are co-located in the Malus sylvestris chromosome 13, drMalSylv7.2, whole genome shotgun sequence genome:
- the LOC126595948 gene encoding uncharacterized protein LOC126595948 — protein MGEEGMLMESEFCSSYADQVISSSLHNRYNNSNSNPMSASSSSSSSSPFLPVSSPPRSTSPALVGGGGGGAGYIEHVVSKFDTLAGVAIKYGVEVADIKKMNGLVTDRQMFGLRFLQIPLPGRHPPSPCLSDGSKTPGQTSSDQNPTRSIQYDLVDSFWSLRVTPPKKPSLAMNSLQSYYGLKPRNQNSINEGFEMAVYKNGGAHYLEEGRFLGASPASDQPLRQYRKSRSLVKLDENSELCDSMSAEGDSEPLGDKWIRRRQKSEADFSRTPEKLWGGNSGSASSAGFSAISGQRLALRPTAANRTALGNDVEAGGLNPIPVGMGDSLIADGLFGVRKSSSTSNLQDHESSGSASIWSTSKWSLKPDLQAFSTAGIAKPIYDGLPKPITGRRKTALD, from the exons ATGGGGGAAGAAGGTATGCTGATGGAAAGCGAGTTTTGTTCTAGTTATGCGGATCAGGTGATTTCGTCCTCTTTGCATAACCGATACAATAACTCCAACAGCAATCCAATGtcggcttcttcttcttcttcttcgtcttccccTTTTCTCCCTGTTTCGTCGCCGCCGCGGTCTACCTCTCCCGCTTTGGTAGGTGGCGGAGGCGGTGGAGCAGGGTATATAGAACACGTCGTTTCCAAGTTCGACACGCTTGCTGGCGTCGCCATCAAATACGGCGTTGAG GTGGCCGACATAAAAAAGATGAACGGCCTCGTTACAGATCGCCAGATGTTTGGCCTCCGGTTTCTTCAGATTCCACTACCGGGGAGGCATCCTCCATCCCCATGTTTATCAGATGGTTCCAAGACTCCAGG CCAGACCAGTTCTGACCAGAACCCAACTCGCAGCATACAGTATGATCTGGTTGACTCATTCTGGTCCCTTAGAGTTACTCCTCCGAAGAAACCCTCCCTGGCTATGAACTCATTACAAAGTTATTACGGGCTGAAACCAAGAAATCAGAACTCTATAAATGAAGGTTTTGAAATGGCAGTCTACAAAAATGGAGGTGCCCATTATTTAGAAGAGGGACGATTCCTTGGAGCCTCACCAGCTTCTGACCAACCATTGAGACAATATCGAAAGTCAAGGAGCCTAGTTAAGTTGGATGAGAATAGTGAACTTTGTGATTCCATGTCTGCAGAAGGTGACTCTGAACCATTGGGGGATAAATGGATTAGAAGGCGTCAGAAATCTGAAGCAGACTTCTCTCGCACCCCTGAGAAGCTTTGGGGAGGTAACAGCGGCAGTGCCAGCAGTGCCGGGTTTTCAGCAATTTCAGGGCAGCGCTTAGCCCTTAGACCCACAGCAGCTAATAGAACTGCCTTAGGAAATGATGTTGAAGCTGGTGGCTTGAATCCTATACCAGTAGGTATGGGTGATTCTCTTATAGCAGATGGGTTATTTGGAGTGAGGAAGTCATCAAGCACGTCAAATTTGCAGGATCACGAGAGTAGCGGTTCTGCATCCATCTGGTCAACATCTAAGTGGAGTTTGAAGCCAGACTTGCAAGCCTTTTCAACTGCAGGAATTGCGAAACCAATATACGATGGTTTGCCTAAACCGATAACAGGTCGAAGAAAAACTGCACTTGACTAA
- the LOC126597642 gene encoding superoxide dismutase [Fe] 3, chloroplastic-like isoform X2 yields the protein MILCLSSLSAPTPHLLLNEFSHSFKSPQLPPLKRQPDGSPRASRVVAYYGLKKPPYKLDALEPYMSQRTLEVHWGGHHQNYVEGLNKQLEKSDILYGCTFDELVKATYNNGNPLPEFKNAAQVWNHDFFWESMQPGGGDMPQLGVLQQIEKDFGSFTNFREKFAEAALTLFGSGWVWLVLKREERRLQIIKTSNAICPIVWGDVPIISLDLWEHAYYLDYKNDRGKYVDTFVNHLVSWNAAMARMARAEAFVNLNEPNIPVA from the exons ATGATACTCTGTTTATCCAGTCTTTCAGCTCCAACCCCTCACCTTTTATTGAATGAATTTTCTCACTCTTTTAAGAGTCCCCAGCTTCCTCCTCTG AAAAGACAGCCCGATGGGTCTCCAAGAGCTTCTAGAGTTGTTGCTTACTACGGATTGAAGAAACCTCCGTATAAACTT GATGCTTTGGAGCCGTATATGAGTCAGAGAACATTGGAAGTTCATTGGGGAGGCCATCATCAAAACTATGTGGAAGGTCTGAACAAACAGCTAGAGAAGAGTGACATACTATATGGCTGCACTTTCGATGAACTTGTCAAAGCAACATATAATAATGGGAATCCTTTACCTGAATTTAAGAACGCTGCTCAG GTCTGGAATCATGACTTCTTTTGGGAGTCCATGCAACCGGGAGGAGGAGACATGCCCCAACTGGGTGTCCTTCAGCAGATAGAAAAGGATTTTGGTTCGTTTACTAATTTCAGAGAGAAGTTTGCAGAAGCAGCACTTACACTATTTGGGTCTGGCTGGGTTTGGCTTGTTT taaagagagaagagagacgaCTTCAGATAATTAAAACTTCAAATGCCATTTGCCCAATTGTTTGGGGTGACGTA CCTATAATCAGTTTGGATCTGTGGGAG CATGCTTATTATCTGGATTACAAG AATGACAGAGGAAAGTACGTGGATACGTTTGTGAACCATCTTGTGTCTTGGAATGCGGCAATGGCACGCATGGCTCGAGCTGAGGCCTTTGTGAATTTAAACGAACCTAACATCCCTGTGGCTTAG
- the LOC126597642 gene encoding superoxide dismutase [Fe] 3, chloroplastic-like isoform X1: MILCLSSLSAPTPHLLLNEFSHSFKSPQLPPLQKRQPDGSPRASRVVAYYGLKKPPYKLDALEPYMSQRTLEVHWGGHHQNYVEGLNKQLEKSDILYGCTFDELVKATYNNGNPLPEFKNAAQVWNHDFFWESMQPGGGDMPQLGVLQQIEKDFGSFTNFREKFAEAALTLFGSGWVWLVLKREERRLQIIKTSNAICPIVWGDVPIISLDLWEHAYYLDYKNDRGKYVDTFVNHLVSWNAAMARMARAEAFVNLNEPNIPVA, translated from the exons ATGATACTCTGTTTATCCAGTCTTTCAGCTCCAACCCCTCACCTTTTATTGAATGAATTTTCTCACTCTTTTAAGAGTCCCCAGCTTCCTCCTCTG CAGAAAAGACAGCCCGATGGGTCTCCAAGAGCTTCTAGAGTTGTTGCTTACTACGGATTGAAGAAACCTCCGTATAAACTT GATGCTTTGGAGCCGTATATGAGTCAGAGAACATTGGAAGTTCATTGGGGAGGCCATCATCAAAACTATGTGGAAGGTCTGAACAAACAGCTAGAGAAGAGTGACATACTATATGGCTGCACTTTCGATGAACTTGTCAAAGCAACATATAATAATGGGAATCCTTTACCTGAATTTAAGAACGCTGCTCAG GTCTGGAATCATGACTTCTTTTGGGAGTCCATGCAACCGGGAGGAGGAGACATGCCCCAACTGGGTGTCCTTCAGCAGATAGAAAAGGATTTTGGTTCGTTTACTAATTTCAGAGAGAAGTTTGCAGAAGCAGCACTTACACTATTTGGGTCTGGCTGGGTTTGGCTTGTTT taaagagagaagagagacgaCTTCAGATAATTAAAACTTCAAATGCCATTTGCCCAATTGTTTGGGGTGACGTA CCTATAATCAGTTTGGATCTGTGGGAG CATGCTTATTATCTGGATTACAAG AATGACAGAGGAAAGTACGTGGATACGTTTGTGAACCATCTTGTGTCTTGGAATGCGGCAATGGCACGCATGGCTCGAGCTGAGGCCTTTGTGAATTTAAACGAACCTAACATCCCTGTGGCTTAG
- the LOC126597643 gene encoding photosystem II stability/assembly factor HCF136, chloroplastic, with protein sequence MVTDEGAIYVTSNRGFNWSATLNRTVSSGISGASYYTGTFNSVNRSPDGKYVAVSSRGNFYLTWEPGQPYWQPHNRTVARRIQNMGWRADGGLWLLVRGGGLYLSKGTGLTEDFEEVPVQSRGFGILDVGYRSKDEAWAAGGSGILLQTTNGGKTWTRDKAADNIAANLYSVKFIDDNKGFVLGNDGVLLRYLG encoded by the exons ATGGTGACTGATGAAGGTGCGATTTATGTGACATCAAATAGAGGCTTCAACTGGAGCGCTACTCTTAATAG AACAGTTTCTAGTGGAATTAGTGGTGCAAGTTACTACACTGGAACTTTTAATTCTGTTAATCGCTCACCCGATGGAAAATATGTTGCTGTCTCAAGCCGTGGTAACTTCTACCTCACTTGGGAGCCTGGCCAG CCATACTGGCAGCCACATAACAGAACAGTTGCAAGAAGAATTCAAAACATGGGGTGGAGAGCTGATGGTGGTCTTTGGCTCCTTGTTCGCGGAGGGGGACTTTATCTAAGCAAAGGTACCGGG TTAACTGAGGATTTTGAAGAAGTTCCAGTCCAAAGCCGGGGGTTTGGCATTCTTGATGTTGGGTACCGATCAAAG GATGAGGCTTGGGCAGCAGGGGGAAGTGGGATTTTACTGCAAACTACCAATGGTGGTAAGACATGGACCCGTGACAAAGCAGCAGATAATATTGCAGCCAATCTATACTCCGTGAA GTTTATTGATGACAATAAAGGATTTGTGCTGGGGAATGATGGGGTCTTGCTTCGGTATCTTGGATAA
- the LOC126596690 gene encoding photosystem II stability/assembly factor HCF136, chloroplastic-like, producing MATALQLTTDFSKPTVLLKPFLEFTTIPRHFRTSLSIPRASSSSSSSHSSLVSRRHFVSETAALSLSITTLPLFGSILPAKAEDPTLSEWEKVSLPIDPGVVLLDIAFVPEDPKHGFLLGTRQTLLETKDGGETWVPRSIPSAEDEDFNYRFNAISFKGKEGWIVGKPAILLHTFDSGDGWERIPLSSQLPGDMDKGNW from the exons ATGGCGACTGCTCTGCAACTGACGACGGACTTCTCCAAACCCACAGTTCTCCTCAAACCCTTTCTCGAATTCACAACCATTCCTCGCCATTTCCGGACCTCTCTATCTATACCTCgagcttcctcctcctcttcgtcTTCTCATTCTTCGCTCGTCAGTCGCAGACACTTCGTTTCCGAGACGGCGGCGCTGTCTCTGTCCATCACCACTCTGCCGCTGTTTGGATCCATACTTCCGGCGAAGGCGGAGGATCCCACCCTTTCGGAGTGGGAAAAAGTTTCGCTTCCTATTGACCCCGGCGTCGTCCTTCTCGACATTGCCTTTGTGCCCGAGGACCCTAAGCACG gttttcttttggggaccAGGCAAACCCTTTTGGAGACGAAGGATGGCGGAGAAACTTGGGTTCCGCGTTCGATTCCGTCAGCAGAAGATGAAGATTTCAATTACAGATTCAATGCCATAAGCTTCAAAGGGAAGGAGGGTTGGATTGTTGGAAAACCTGCAATTCTGTTGCACACTTTTGATTCCGGAGACGGCTGGGAACGGATACCGCTAAGCTCTCAGCTTCCTGGAGATATG GATAAAGGCAACTGGTGA